Proteins co-encoded in one Xanthomonas campestris pv. badrii genomic window:
- a CDS encoding M4 family metallopeptidase: MQFHLLGAAICCALSFSAAATAADLSADAAVSRAQALLGNTASAVVHRAPADVFIARDSIVDADGSEHVRFDRTYQGLPVIGGDVVVHSRRGVMRQLSQTLDTPVRPSLVPGIDADTAVRVAGTQFDVPQDAPPRASLALYARQGAPLLAYEVIYRGIKPDQTPTEMHYIVDAVDQRLLESWDTVHTACAGGTSAAGSGRSLYAGNVALATTRCSSGYELTDLSRGSGATYNMRNSTSGNGTLVTDADNAWGSGANSDTVTAAVDAHYGVALTWDYFKNTHARSGIANDGKGARSRVHYGSRYNNAFWQDSCFCMTFGDGDGATFTPLVSVDVAGHEMTHGVTSRTARLVYSGESGGLNEATSDIMGAMVEYSANNSAQPGNYLIGEKIVPGNSSGTLALRYMFKPSLDGDSPDCYSSSLGSLNVHYSSGVANHFYYLLAEGAVVPSGFGSGTSWNVTPAGLVCNGNTALTAIGRAAASRIWYRALTVYMTSSSNYAAARRATLSAATDLYGGSSTQYRAVAAAWSAVSVN; the protein is encoded by the coding sequence ATGCAATTCCATCTGTTGGGCGCGGCGATCTGCTGCGCGCTGTCGTTTTCTGCTGCCGCTACCGCGGCGGACCTGTCTGCCGACGCGGCGGTGTCGCGTGCACAGGCATTGCTGGGCAATACCGCATCGGCCGTGGTCCATCGCGCGCCGGCCGATGTCTTCATCGCGCGCGACAGCATCGTCGATGCCGATGGCAGCGAGCATGTGCGCTTCGATCGCACGTATCAGGGCCTGCCGGTGATCGGTGGCGACGTGGTGGTGCATTCGCGGCGCGGAGTGATGCGGCAGTTGAGCCAGACCCTGGACACGCCGGTACGTCCGAGCCTGGTGCCTGGCATCGATGCCGACACCGCGGTGCGCGTGGCCGGTACGCAGTTCGATGTGCCGCAGGATGCGCCGCCGCGTGCCAGCCTGGCGCTGTACGCACGGCAGGGTGCCCCACTCCTTGCGTATGAGGTGATCTATCGCGGCATCAAGCCCGATCAGACGCCAACCGAAATGCATTACATCGTCGATGCGGTGGATCAACGCCTACTCGAATCCTGGGACACCGTACATACCGCCTGCGCGGGGGGCACCAGTGCCGCCGGCAGCGGGCGTTCGCTGTATGCGGGCAACGTGGCATTGGCAACGACACGCTGCAGCAGCGGTTACGAGTTGACCGATCTGAGCCGCGGCAGCGGCGCCACCTACAACATGCGCAACAGCACCTCCGGCAACGGCACGCTGGTCACCGATGCCGATAATGCGTGGGGTAGCGGCGCCAACAGCGATACGGTGACCGCGGCGGTGGATGCGCATTATGGCGTGGCGCTGACCTGGGACTACTTCAAGAACACCCATGCGCGCAGCGGCATCGCCAACGATGGCAAGGGCGCACGCAGCCGCGTGCACTACGGTAGCCGCTACAACAACGCGTTCTGGCAGGACAGCTGCTTCTGCATGACCTTCGGCGATGGCGACGGCGCTACATTCACGCCACTGGTGTCGGTGGATGTGGCCGGCCACGAGATGACCCACGGCGTGACCAGCCGCACCGCGCGCCTGGTGTATTCAGGCGAATCGGGCGGATTGAACGAAGCCACCTCCGACATCATGGGCGCGATGGTGGAGTACTCCGCCAATAACAGCGCGCAGCCGGGCAACTACCTGATCGGCGAGAAGATCGTTCCGGGCAACAGCAGCGGGACGCTGGCCTTGCGCTACATGTTCAAGCCCAGCCTGGATGGCGATTCGCCCGATTGCTACAGCAGCAGCCTGGGCTCGCTCAACGTGCATTACAGCTCGGGCGTGGCCAACCATTTCTACTATCTGCTGGCCGAAGGCGCGGTGGTGCCGAGCGGGTTTGGATCCGGAACCAGCTGGAACGTGACCCCGGCCGGGCTGGTCTGCAACGGCAATACCGCATTGACCGCGATCGGCCGTGCCGCGGCCAGCCGCATCTGGTACCGCGCGCTCACGGTCTACATGACCTCCTCCAGCAACTACGCGGCGGCACGTCGTGCCACGCTGAGTGCGGCCACCGATCTGTATGGCGGCAGCTCCACCCAGTACCGCGCCGTGGCAGCGGCCTGGAGTGCGGTGTCGGTGAACTGA